From the Psilocybe cubensis strain MGC-MH-2018 chromosome 6, whole genome shotgun sequence genome, the window AGACATTAGGGTGGTCATCGCAAAGCTGCAAGAAACGTTCAATCCTTCCACTTGAGTGCTCCGGTCCCTGTCCATCATATCCATGTGGGAGCGAAACAACCAATCCAGTGCGCTGCAACCATTTCCTCTCACCGGCCGCAATGAACTGATCGATAATGCACTGCGCGTTGTTGGCAAAGTCACCGAACTGCGCCTCCCACATCGTGAGCGAGTCGGGCGAGACGAGGGAGTATCCGAGTTCGAATCCGAGGGTACCGTATTCCGACAGCGACGAGTTGCAAATGACGAAGCGCGCCTGGCTCGAGCCGAGATCGTTCAGCGGGACGTACTGTGACTCGTTAACCTGGTCATGGATGACGGCGTGGCGCTGAGAGAACGTGCCACGCTCGACGTCTTGACCAGACACACGGACGTGGATGCGTTCAAGTGCGAGGGAGCCAAATGCCAGAGCTTCAGCGGTGGACCAGTCGATGTTGGTACCCTCCTCAACAGTCTTTCCACGGGTGCTCAGGATACGCGCAAGGTTTTTGTGCGGGGTGAAGCCGGCGGGGTAGGTCGAAATAGCCTTGCCAATGCGCTTGAGTGTATCGATGTCGGCACCGGTAGGGCGGGTGGGGAGCGTACGTTCAGCGAGTTGTTTGGGCGAGGGGAAGCCTTGCCAGGCAGCAGAGAGCCATTCCTTTGAGGTAGGCACATAGTCcttggcggcggcggcagcctTCTCCATCATTCCCCAGACCCATTTCTTGTGCTCCTCAATGTCCTTCTCGGTGAATGTACCACGGCCGACGAGGAATTTGGTGTACTGGGTGAGAGGCGTCGGCTGCTTCTTGATCGCCTCGTACATGCGAGGTTGGGTGAAGCTCGGCTGATCGGTCTCATTATGTCCGTAACGGCGGTAGCACACGATATCGATGACGACATCCTTCTTATATTTGGCGCGGTAATCGGCGGCGAGCTGGCAAACGAAGTTAACGGCTTCAACGTTGTCCCCGTTCACGTGGAAGATGGGTGCGTCGATGGATTTAGCGATGTCGGACGGATACGGGGTCGAGCGAGAGAAGCGGGGGTCAGTGGTGAAGCCGATCTGGTTGTTGACGATCAAGTGAATGGTTCCTCCGGTGCCGTATGAAGGCAGGTTATGCAGGCCCATAGTCTCGTATACCACACCTTGTCCAGCAAACGCAGCATCTCCGTGAAGAAGAACACCCATGGCAGTATTATGCGTGGTTTCATCACCTTCGAAGTGTTGGATAGCTCGAGTTTTGCCGAGAACCACAGGGTCTTCGGCTTCCAAATGAGACGGGTTGGCCACCAGAGATAGGGATACCTTTTTGCCGGAAGGGGTCGGACGGACGTAGTTCGCACCCAAATGGTACTTGACATCACCAGCAGGCCAGTCGTCTGCCTCGTCGCCCTTGAACTCGTTGAGGATAGCCTCGATGGGTTTTCGGATGACGTTGGCCAAGACATTGAGGCGACCACGATGGGGCATGCCAATGGTGATGTGCTTAACGCCATTATCAACAGATCGGTCGATGAGAGCTTTCATACCGGGGATGAGGGCCTCGCAGCCCTCGAGACCAAAGCGCTTTTCGTTGGGATATTTGCTGGCGATGAATTTTTCAAACGATTCCGACCAGATGAGACGATCCAAAATCATGCGCTTTTCGTCGACGGTGTAGTTCCAGGGTTTGGGAGTCTCAACGCGCTCACGGATCCAGTCGCACTGCTCCTTGTCGGGAATGTGGACGTACTGAATACCAACGGCACCGCCTGAGGAAATGGCCATGAATTGTCGATTTTGAGGGATGACAAAAAATCTGACTCACAGTAGATACGCTTGCACAATTTGATGATAtccctcaatttcatggtttTGTTCTCCTCAGTGGCAAAATGTGGCAGAATACCAGGTCCGAGAGTGATTTCTTTGTCCAGATCTCTTTCGGTGAAACCGTAACGACTGAGCTCAAGTTCCGGTGGTTGGACATCCGCCAGGTCAGCATCAAGAATGCCGAGAGGATCGAGTTCAGCAACGTGATGGCCACGAACTTGGTATGCACGGACGAGGAGTTGAACCTGGGTACGAATGTCAACTACATTCACACCTAACAATTTTGATGCAACGAAAACGCACCTTGAGATGGTCGTCAAGTTCCGCACCTTGACCGACGTGTAAAGCTGGGGCTCCATCAGCGGGGTGTGGGAGCGTCGCCGCTGTTGGAGGCGGCTGGAACGCCTGAGCGCTACTTAGGCCCTTGTCGAGTCCCGAAAAGTAGACATTCCATGACGGGTGGACGGATTTTGGATCTTGCTTCCAGAGCCGATACATCTCGTCCGCATAGTAGGAGTTGGTGCCATTGGCGAATAGATCGTTGGCGGAAGGGCTTTGAGCGACGGTGCCCTGGGAGCGGGCGTATTTTCTGGGGGTGATGAGGAGAGGGGCCTTCGTCGCCCGCAACGCTGCGGGGACTCGCCCAACCACTTGCCTCGTCAACATTTTTTGAGGAAGAAACGCTTGCACAGAATCTATCCAATTTCTCCGTCACCGGTCACATGACCTTTCAATCTCCGCCCGCTTTCTTCCTTCCCCGGCAACCCGGCAATACCACAACCGCCCCACTTTGACTCTGTCCTTGACATCGCACTGAAGTCATGTACGACGTTTGAAACTTGTTGAAGTAGTCTCGTGGAGTCTTCCAGACTCCCCTTCATTAATTTCTGCAGCAAAAGTGTCGAAATCGCACCTTGAATTGTAGCATGGAATCATCCCACTCATCGAAAATATCCCAAACTTGCGGGTGGACGAACGAAGGCGGGAGGTGGAAGAGCAGATAGCGTGCTTTCGTAAGTTCTGAAGTGATTTTCCGTCCTGTTGGTGAGTTGGTTCATTTCAATGCTGTTGTTGATGGTTTCAGCAAAGGCCTTGAAGATGATCAGACAGGCAAGAAATATTTGGTGCTCAACTCCTTCAACGACAATGGCCACGAAATGGATTTTCGCTTGTGATACACAGAAAAACAATCCGAAGCTTCCACCTTTAGTATATGCGCGAAGAGACTGAACTCGATGGGTGGATTCATGTCTGGCAGTGTTCGAACAATCCCCGAGTTTCTCTAATTGATGATTGTGTTGTTGTGATAGACACAGGTTTTCGCCATTCATAGGCATCGGAATGAAATTCAATTTGAGcaaaatatatgcgcgaAGTTTAAGTATCGAATCCAGTGGGATTAGGTATTTCTTCGGATAATTCAAGTTTGCACTTCCAAACTGGCAGCATCGATTCGATACCCACGGCAAGTCCTATTTCAGGTCGTCTCAATCACCATGATCATTAACATCACAGTACATCTGAACATCAATCAGAAGATTGCCTCAGTATGTACCTCAGATCATTTTGCACCACCATGAAACATATTTCGAACGCAATAGTGATTACCGTCCAATCTCCTAATCTCGCCAGCAACACGGTCGATCGTTCAGCTACCTTCACATCTTGTGGACTCATTATCGAGTTTTATTGTCAATATGAGAATTCGAGACAGGAAAAGAGAACTAACAACTTCGGTTTGCTTCCCAGACCACACCCATTTGCATGCTATTTAAAGTCTGGCTTGAATGATAGGATCGCGTATCACGGAGGCCATAGAAGAACAAACTATTGAAATTCGAATCTGATTGATGCTTGAGCAACAGAAAAGACACAGTCATCCCCTCCCTGTTCTGTTGGTTCCTCTGCTACCTAGACGATCTGCGCTACAGTTCTCGAAATGGCGGCTCAACGAGCAATCATTATCGACGACACTGATTCCAGGATACAGTACAGTGGCTCAGGTTGGTCTCCAACCAAAGGCGGTCAGGATAATCTTGGAAATTTTGGAGCTCCCTACAAGGACACACTGCACGGAACAAACGTAGATGGGAGCCTGTCGTTTAGCTTCACCGGTGAGCAACTACTCAACTACAGCAAGTCAGATTGGATAACTTTGTGCAGGAACAAAAGTAACCGTATTCGGTACAAATAATCTTCGCAACGACTCGGGCGTCCTAGACCCTACTTGGGAGTGCTTCATTGACAATAACAGTATAGGAAACACACCTGCATTTCAGTTTCCAGAAAATAATTGGATATTTTGCGAAGCCGACGGACTTTCTGACGGTCCACACATCCTTACTGTGAACGCGTCTGTGAAAAAAGGGCAGACCTTTTGGTTCGACGACATCCAATATGTTCCTTCGAGTTCGGTCTCTCTCGATAATACGGAAATTGTCGTCAATAATCAGGATTCTGCCATACAATACGGGAATGGATGGGTTTCTCTTGGTAACAACGCCAATGCCACGCAAAATACCAACTCAATTTTCACATTCAACTTCGTCGGTGAGTCAAATCACCGTCTGCCACAGTCCTACACAGCCCTCTTATCAATCCATATTCAAACTTAGGTGTATCTCTAAGCTGGTACTCCTTCATACCGACGGAATACCCGCACGGTGCCTCACTAGCGAGTTACTCCGTTGATGGCCAAGCTTCGACCCAATTCTCGATAGGTCCAGCGCAGGGATCTACTACTGTTTACAACCAGATATTGTTTGAAACCCCTCAATACTCAATGGGCCCGCACCAGATTGTTGTTACGTACCATGGCAGTTCTTCGACAACACCTTTGGCTCTCGATTTCATGATTGTTCAAAATGGAACTTCACCAGTTTCCGGaactcccgctcccgctccctctcactctccctcctctcccttctcctcttcctcctcttcctccacctccacctcctcttcctcttctttttcctcttcatTTCCCCAattcccctcctcccccaccatcgcctccctttcctttaccaccgccacctcctCTTCCCCGTCTTCATCAGTGTCACTAACTAGTAGCGGCGATACAAATTCAGCAGGGTCACGCTTCTCGAGTAATGTTGGTGCCATCACAGGTGGAGTTGTCGGTGGAATAGTGCTCATCATAATGGCCATCTTGGCCGTAATCTATTTTCGTCGATGGGATCGAAAGCAACGCTCCACCGCTTTGTACAACCACACGGGCCAAGAATCTGGAAATGCTGTCGATCCATTTCAACTGACTCCCAGTCTTTGGTCCTCTCCAGCCAGCTATTCACAGTACACATCTGTCCCGAATAACATGGGCGATTCGAGGCAGCATCAGCCTATTCCGAATCAATCCACTTCCGACATCAACTTTGCTGTGCCACCGAGCTCAACTTCCAGTCGAAAGAATCTTCTGGCGGGAAGCAGTCATGACGATACTCCGACCCCATATTCTTCTACGCCAACAAATGACTCGCATGTCGGCAACAACTCTTCAATGCAAGGAGAGATGTCTTCAAAGGCAATGcgagagattgaagctgtcGCAGCTGTTCGGCTTCAACCACTACGACACTCCGCACATCCTACTATATATACAGTGGCAGAGTCCGTACCGCCCATGTACTCCGCTGAATGATATTGAGATGCCTCGTCATGAATTGTGTAGTTCGATGCATCTTCAACAACGAAGGTTCAACGTTCATGATTCATCAATTCAATTTGGGTATACTTGCACTGTCATTGCTGATATGACCTTGAGACAAAATTCCGATTCTTCCCATTGTCATCGGCGCCTATCTTGTCAATGAAATGCGATTTGGATCCCGAGGTACGTTTCCAAACCACACGTGAGTGTGAAGTACCCTTATACGGCCGTCCAAAGACATTTTTATACTCCCAATGTGAATGGACTACACGCACAAGTATAGAGCGGCTATAAGGTTCCACGTATAGAGTACTTTTCTACCCAGAACGATACTGCACTCTTAACTTATCGCATACAATGCTGGATTTCATTAGGGTGGGCATTATAGGGGGTGTCACGAGGCGGAGACAAGCGAATGGTGAAGCTTGAAAGTTCTCTCAGACTGCCACTATCTTGGGTGCTGTCACCAGGTGGTTATGTGATGGAAGGCGAAGGAAAAGGAGTATGCGGATGCTGATGACAACGAGCGCTCTTTAAACTGAGATTGAGACAAACCATGAAGTTGAATTGGATTTTAAAGGCCGACTCAGTTTCGATCACCGTTTTGATCTGCGCTTGAACGACTTCGGATTTATTGTCAGCACAACCTTGAAGGCGTTAGTCATAGTACAGCTAGTTTTTCTTCGCTCTAAGATGGTAGTACTCTTTGTACACTTCCATTGCGACAGATCACTAGTTAGGTCTCGGCCCACGGGGTCAATCTCATCGTTGAAGATGGGAAATTAATACCTATTCACTGCTTTACCCTATGTGATAGGAGAAATGCATAGACTATGTTTACCTCCTTGTCTACACCAGATAGTATATTCACAACTGACAATGGGCGCATCTGATGTAGTTACAAACCTATTATTGCTACTGTTCCACTCCACCGGGAACCCATAGGAAAGTATGAGATACCTTCTGAAACATTGTCCTCCTTTATTACACAGATGCTTATTGGCCGCTTTCACCACTGCCATAGAAAATTCAATAATTGTTCTGTGTTAAATAGACTTGGTAGACCGTATGTGTGTGCATGTAATGACATGTAGATACACATTTGGGGATAAGCAAGTATAGACAAGTTACAATCAGGACTGCGGAATGGTACTATTTCCAAATGAGTAGGTATAAGCTGATATACCTTCTGATCTCTAATTCTCACAAAAGATAACGCGGATATAGCGTATCCTTTTTCTACTATGCACTTCCTAGAGAAACCTATATAATGCTGGATAGTCAAAGCCAGCCTGTATCGTTACCCACTTGAGTCTCACTCAATTAAAGGAACATGCAGCTCCCAAAATTCTCTATCACTCTGCAAGCCATGGTTACCGCCATGATGTTGGCTACTGCTTTAGCCTCTCCCATTCCACAGGAAACAACTGAACGTAAGTTGCAATGAAGTGTCTATGAAGTGATTGTTTTACTAAGCTTTGTATCATTTGTTATGTAGCTTGTAAGAATGAGAACTTATACTTACCTTAACCGCATGTGCACTAATAATTGAATTTTTTGTTACATTAGGTGTAGGCGCAAGGTGCGCTTGTCGATCAATAGAAACCTGTCGGTCACTGGATTAGCGACGAGAGACATATATACGGATGGGAGATAATATTTCAACGTTACAAAATTGTAAATGTGATATAGGACAGGGTTGTCGTTGGCGCATTGCAAAGAGTCAAGGGGAGTGTGGGAATCAGACAGATGCAGAATTCAAACATAATAAATCATATACAAAGTGCAGCAAATTGTCAAGTAATTTCCTTTGTGGGAACAGcgtcaaaaaatattagaAACTATCTACCATAGTTGACAGCAGTAAATACGCCTAGTATCTTTGTGCTCGCTGACTCAGTGTTCTTCCGCCAGGTGTCCCATGCGGAACATATTCAAGGCAATCATAAAGCACATATAGAACTGAGATTTTATCTTTTGATACACAAATTCTTCCCATACTGGCACTCCAAGGTAGCTCGGGTATGACGGTTTCTTACCTTTATATCCACACGTCAATCATATCTATTCGATGCGCTCCAGTCAAGAGCCGTCCGATATCTCTGCTTCTGAGCGACATGTTGGGTACTGGCATGGGAGGTTCAACTGACAATTATTTTAGGATTGTGCCGTGTTAATGCACTTTGGAAAATCATACAATCCAGCGTGAATAGATCGTCTATGTAACTACATTTGCAATAACTCGGAGCTACAACACAAGGGGAAAATGACGGAGGGTAGGGGGTATTGGAGTAAGGACAATCCGGTGTACCATACAGTAACCAGAGGGAATCAGTAGAGGCTGTCACTAGGTTGAGGAGGTATCAACAATCCATCGTCTCTCGCTTGGGTGAGATGTATATTTATTTATAACTACTTTGGGGATATCCAAGTATAGAAAAGTCACAACGGGCTGTGGCAGGCTACGGGGCAAGCAAAATGAACAGGCATACTAATTTTGATATCTTCTGACATCACCCTTTCTTTTGTCGTTGTTCTATTTGGATCATTGCACAGGAAGATAGTGTCAGAATGCTCCTTGTATGCTAATCTTTGACTGCGTGCCAGCCGGTCATATCATTTTGTAAACAGATAACTTGATTTATGCAAGAGAAATTGAAATGGGCGGTCTTTGACAAAAAGAAACTCAGAAGAAATTCTCTTCCTTACTAGAATGACGCTAGGCAGGTTAACAGCCGAAAGCTATTAGGTCTTTATCTCCCGTAATATTAAATCAAACAATATTTCTCAAGATAGAGCATGCATCGCAGTTCCACTTGCTTGATGTAGTCAAATCATGGCCTGACAGATATTTTTAACGTCACTGCATACTGGAAAAGATCCAACATTTTTTAAAGATGTAGGTAGTGCAGTATGAGCTGTAACACGTAGATACACAATTGGAGATAGTCAAGGATAGCAAATTACAATAACGGCTGCAGAAATATACTTTTTACAAAACAAGCAGGTATGCAATTGAAATACCTTCTGGTATCTCGGTTGTCCTAAATTAGCAAGGGACAcacactgctggcgctgatacatatttgatagaaaaatatgtatcggtaattatgtttcctgttggtttttgacgtatttttctcatatatagagtccggggttacccaattagggaagcccgaagcctatattccaataaaatacgtcaaaaaaatgtaggaaacataattactgggtcttattttctttgaaaatatgtatgagcgccagcggtgaCAGACGCCAGGTGTATGCAGTCTGGCACTAAATAAATGACGTATTTACAGAATTTAAACTGTGTCACAGGCCAAATTGCTGGAGAAAGAAGCGcgattttctttgttttattttaGAAAAGTTGCAACTTTGGGGGATACCTAAGGCCCTGTTCAGTACAGATCAGTTTCGGTTGCAGTGCGCATTTCAGTTGCAGTTGCCGTGTGACTTAGCGTGACATATTTGTCATTGGTGTAACATTCCGCGCGGCGCGAGACCATTTAGTTGCCGCTTGAACCGGCTGAGTTGCCGATAACTATTTGAACGTTCGGAAGTAAAATGACAAGTCAAAACATATTTAATTTATCACTTTGTACCTGTAGAAGTTCCCTATAAATGCTCTTTAAAATATTTATTAAGGAGATACTGTACGCTTTTGAGATACATACCTTCTATTAACCAACTCTTTCGTTCAAGATGACTGGACTTCCAATTCGGCCGCTGATGCCGAATAGACTTTTTACATCACAAAAAACTCAGAATAAGCTGTATCTGCACTTCTAAATCTTACTTATACCATGGCAGTAACATTTATGCGACAACATTTAGGATGATAAGAGCTCAAGAATACAACTAGTTTTCAATCTCGTGGCATGAAGCGCTGAGTTTCAATTGCGCATCAAAGCCATCGGAATGATCGGGATAGTCACGGCATGACCATGGGTAAGTATTACATAAAGGTCACAACTGCAACTGAAATTAGTGTTGCCGCCagagtgcagtgcagtgacagtgAAGCCATTTTTGGGCGACTGTGACACGCTTCACAGTGATCACAGTCCCTGTGAAGTGCTGTGAAGTGTTTGTGACGTCATTCACCGTCTCGACCTCATAAAATGGTCGACGAAAGGTTGACGCTTTGCAAGTCATTTTGTCTATATGTATTTGCTCATTCAGTGTCCTAATAGTCCAAGACACTTCAATGTAgcaatttttttgacttttctcAACAAATCCGGCGAAAACCAAGCAGAAATGTGCGTCGACGACAAGATCAAAGGGATCTGGACCACGTGCACTGTTGAATACTTTATTGCAATCTTATCTAGATAGATAAAGGTCATGTGCAATAAATATCCTCCATATATAGTAGGTATCCCGGACATTCTCATGTATTCGACAAAAATGCATGTAATACTTCCATATTTAGTCTAGATTATCTGACACTGCAATTTACGGCACACTTTGCAGAGCACTTCACTGCGACTTTGTTGCGCTGTGAAGTGtgtcggagaatgaaaaaacagagtGCAGTCACAGTCACTGCAGAGTGACTGCGCTCTGGCGGCAACACTAACTGAAATGCGCACTGCAACCGAAACTGATCTGTACTGAACAGGGCCTAAGTATAGGAGCTACAACATGAATTGCGGCAGGACTGACAAAATGACGAGGTTGAAATTAAGATACCTTCTGATATTCCATTTTCTCTCAAAATAATGCGGGCATGTGGGATTCCGTATCTCTTTTAGCTTGGCCAAAACATATATAATCCGTCCCAGTCCAAGTCCTGACCTTCATCGTTGCCTCCAAGCTTCGCTCAGATCAAATTCCAAAATGCAATTCCCAAGTTTCTCAATCGCTCTTAAAGCCCTAGTTGCCGCCATGATGTTGGCCACCGTTATGGCCAGCCCCGTCCCCGGAGAGGATCAACGTAAGTTCTACTTGACTGTACAGCATTAATTCTACTAAGCCATATGTGATATTATCTGTAGAGTGTAAGCATAATACTTTACCCATGACTTCACTATGGCAAGTACAATGATGGTTTCGTCCTGATATTTTAGGCACCAGCTCAGCATGCCGCCAACCATGTGGACCTGGCATTACAAGCTGCTAAATTGTAAGTTGATTGAATGGACAATGAAATGTGGAGCTGGTGAGAACATTGAACTTGGTGGCCTAGGAAATTGATACGCAGCCGCGCTGAAGTTCAAAATTTTCTGGACGACTTTACAAAGCTGGGAAGATAGAATCAGAGATAAAAAACGTAAAAAGATGGGGCGGGTTACTAGTATACTATCAACTTGAATCAAACACGACCTTACTTTTGTAGAAATAATTCGAATATTAGTTGAACCCAATGTGTTTGATGTGTCGGAGCCTTACGGAAAAGAGCTGTGTAGTAGACGTTTTCGTCGACCTTGACAGTGGTGTGAGATTAGATGTCTCGGAACGAAGTCATTGAAGCGCAGATTGAAAGGGTGATTGTATTCAGATGACGTTATAAATAGCACCGACTTGCCCCTTTGTTCTTTCATATACGACTACCACCATCCTCTCCATCGAAATACTGCGATACCATAATGCCACCTGTGTCATAACATCTCTTCCCCGCACATTCAGACCACCTGCTCTCTGCATGAGTGTCCTCGGTCGTTAACTGCTCTTTGGCCTCACTcatacatccattttttttcagtaggtttttttgttcttcgtGATATTTTCTGACTGACTCTGTTTACAAGGTTTCTAAGCATACCATTTGCTTCAGCATTTTTCTGGCCCTGGAATATATGTGAATattatgacacgattttccgttgaaaatgcgaacaCTCAGAAATGGAGTTGTACTCACTAGTTTTGGACCTTTTCTTACGTTGTAGTACTTACATTTTGAGTGTGCGAACAGCCTATTACCCAGGATTCTGATAAAATTAGCACAGACCGTGGGAAATTTAATCTCGTGTCGTGGTAAAGCCGTGGTCAAGTCGTGGTTTGATCAAAACCAACAGTGTACATGTTGGTATTGCCTTAGGGTGGTACCTCTGAAGATGGCTTCCCTAAAGCAGGTATTTCAACAGATATTTAAGGGCAAAATAATTCCAGAAAATTGTACATTAAACTGATTTTATATTGGCCTATCCACGGCAAAGCATAATAACACAGTATATGTCTTGCTGTGGGTGTTTCCGGTACATCTATACGAATTATTTCAAAGCCGAAGCAGCCGGAATAAGTTGGAAACGAAGAAATTTGAGAAATGATTACAACGGTTTTGTGAAAGGGAATTAGACTTGGTATATATGTTCATGTAATCCGGGTAGTACTACATTACTTACAAGAAAACCATCTGATACTAAAGTATGCCTAGGGCGCAGTACAACCACACCAAAGTATGTTGTTCGACTCAGGGTGTATGCACTAACGACCAAGTAGTTCATTATGAAACCTGACACCGATTTACGTACTAAGGTTCTAACcttgctatttttgtagTGACCAAAATCTCAAGCCAGacacttcgcattttcaacggaaaatcgtgtcatagaATATACTATCACCAACGAGGTATGTGATTACAATGCACATTTGCTTTTAATACCCGTCTTTGGATCTGCGCTATATCCCCTATCGCGTTCGACGCTTTATGCGATCCACAGGTCAAGATTCAGTCTGAATCTCTGTGGAGAATGGGTCACCATACCCCCTTGAACCTCGTTGGGGTTCCTTGATTCTTGCTAGTGGAAAGCGACTGGTACAGTCTGTCACCGGCTTTTCAAGCATGAATGACATTCTCAGTTCGTATCACCCAGAGCACTAAGAAAGGCTCTCCTCTACTCCATAATTCAGGCGCGGGCATTAGCCTATGTGTCGTCACATGGTGTGGGGAGAGAAACACCTCTGAAAGGTTTTCGGTGTAACGTACGAGGGGGGCTCCTAATATAACGCGTTCcttttgactttgatttatctctttttGCTAACGGGTGCCTTCTCATGTGCTAATCAGAGTTGATTTGTTCAGGTAATTTTGCGAATCGATTCATTCAACATCAAGGGATTATGATGATGTTATCGAAATATTGTAGCTGAAAGACTAGAACTCTTCTCTGATATGTTGAAAACTTTTTGAATGTAATCATTTGCGACTGCATTATTGTCGCCTGCAACATTGACATCATATAGTGGCTGCCAAGCTGAACGCGAGATATTTGAAATTTAATGAAACGATCAGCTGCAAGTCAGCTGGTCCTACTCGGAGTTCTAAAAATGGCGTTGTGCTCGTACCGCCTACTGGGCAGCCCCGACAGGGCGCTGGTGCACATTTTATCAGGACTACTTATCTTGTTCGCTTGCAATCACCATTACCCACCATCCCACTCACCAGTCTGCTCAAGTGGACAATCGTACTAGGTTTCCATCTCGTGCAACTCCGCTATCTTATGTAGGTCGTGTTGAACACGTTCCCGCCTAGCAGATCCCACACACCAACAGCACGCCTTACACGTTCTGACTCATGCgaaaccatttccttctcTCCTTTGTTGCTCGTCAACTCATTGGCTGTCGTGAGTCGTTCAAAGCTCATCTGTGATCCGAGGTTTGACCCAACCATGATCTTGCACCACAGGCAAGATGATACATCGTCTGCTGGATATCCCTATTCCCATTTTCCAGCTGGATGGGTTGAAATGGACCATGTCGGGCATTTTCCTCGTTTCTGTGATCTACACCTACACCATAAATAAACTCAGCGGGGAAGCAGCAGAGCAACGCATAGAAAGGCAGAACATGAA encodes:
- a CDS encoding 2-oxoglutarate dehydrogenase, mitochondrial produces the protein MLTRQVVGRVPAALRATKAPLLITPRKYARSQGTVAQSPSANDLFANGTNSYYADEMYRLWKQDPKSVHPSWNVYFSGLDKGLSSAQAFQPPPTAATLPHPADGAPALHVGQGAELDDHLKVQLLVRAYQVRGHHVAELDPLGILDADLADVQPPELELSRYGFTERDLDKEITLGPGILPHFATEENKTMKLRDIIKLCKRIYCGAVGIQYVHIPDKEQCDWIRERVETPKPWNYTVDEKRMILDRLIWSESFEKFIASKYPNEKRFGLEGCEALIPGMKALIDRSVDNGVKHITIGMPHRGRLNVLANVIRKPIEAILNEFKGDEADDWPAGDVKYHLGANYVRPTPSGKKVSLSLVANPSHLEAEDPVVLGKTRAIQHFEGDETTHNTAMGVLLHGDAAFAGQGVVYETMGLHNLPSYGTGGTIHLIVNNQIGFTTDPRFSRSTPYPSDIAKSIDAPIFHVNGDNVEAVNFVCQLAADYRAKYKKDVVIDIVCYRRYGHNETDQPSFTQPRMYEAIKKQPTPLTQYTKFLVGRGTFTEKDIEEHKKWVWGMMEKAAAAAKDYVPTSKEWLSAAWQGFPSPKQLAERTLPTRPTGADIDTLKRIGKAISTYPAGFTPHKNLARILSTRGKTVEEGTNIDWSTAEALAFGSLALERIHVRVSGQDVERGTFSQRHAVIHDQVNESQYVPLNDLGSSQARFVICNSSLSEYGTLGFELGYSLVSPDSLTMWEAQFGDFANNAQCIIDQFIAAGERKWLQRTGLVVSLPHGYDGQGPEHSSGRIERFLQLCDDHPNVFPSPEKIERQHQDCNMQVVYPTTPANYFHVLRRQIHRDFRKPLIVFFSKSLLRHPLARSNLEEMTGDTHFQRYIPEPNQDSLVAPEEIKRHILCTGQVYAALVQAREERGIKDIAISRIEQLSPFPYDLITPHLDQYPNASLLWCQEEPLNNGAWSYVGPRIYTAASKTQHHKGKYPFYAGREPTSSVATGSKASLLGLIFATQHKKEIEAFINAAFDLSDR